Proteins encoded within one genomic window of Polaribacter sp. NJDZ03:
- a CDS encoding transposase, with translation MDTSIELIKLLLPEILVNYFKLTKHEVKNEELHFYFTELNTIPEEFKTLKLSSKGFFPEATIQDFPIRGKNVFLHVIRRRWIDDNSKKLVIRDWQLVAKGTRITSEFAAFLKQISL, from the coding sequence TTGGATACTTCAATTGAGCTTATTAAATTATTACTACCAGAAATACTTGTTAACTATTTTAAACTTACCAAACACGAAGTTAAAAATGAAGAACTCCATTTCTATTTCACTGAGTTAAACACAATTCCTGAAGAATTTAAAACACTTAAATTAAGCTCTAAAGGATTTTTTCCAGAAGCCACTATTCAAGATTTTCCTATTCGAGGTAAAAACGTTTTTCTACATGTTATTAGAAGGCGTTGGATTGATGATAATTCTAAAAAATTAGTGATAAGAGATTGGCAGTTAGTAGCAAAAGGCACTAGAATTACTAGTGAATTTGCTGCTTTTTTAAAACAAATCAGTCTGTAA
- a CDS encoding co-chaperone YbbN, which produces MTRFGELINTEKPVLINFYTDRNDSDTAVSTLRYVVAAIGSKAKVIKIDVANNENLADALLIKGGSTFMIYKNGEMKWRQAGLQDSKTLVGLVLKYL; this is translated from the coding sequence ATGACTAGATTTGGGGAGTTAATAAATACTGAAAAACCTGTTTTAATTAACTTTTATACAGACAGAAATGATTCTGACACTGCAGTAAGTACCTTAAGGTATGTTGTTGCAGCTATAGGAAGCAAGGCAAAGGTAATTAAGATAGATGTTGCTAATAACGAAAATCTTGCAGATGCTTTACTCATTAAAGGAGGCTCAACTTTTATGATTTATAAAAATGGCGAAATGAAATGGCGTCAAGCAGGTTTACAAGACTCAAAAACTTTAGTAGGTTTAGTACTAAAATATCTTTAA
- a CDS encoding DUF2723 domain-containing protein, whose translation MTSAKFKKWNIILGWATFVIALITYYLTLEPTVSAWDCGEYISTSVKLEVGHPPGAPLFQMLGAFFAMFTSDVTHIAKMVNFMSALASAFTILFMFWTISNLALKLALKTSEASEGKYIAILGSSIVGALAYNFSDSFWFSAVEGEVYAMSSFLMALLFWLGLKWESELHTARGNKWLILISFVVGLSFGVHILSLLVIPAIVMLYFFKTYKNINIKTTAIATVISVLALMFVFKFLFPFTLKFFSASELFFINTIGMPYNSGSIIAAIILVVLFYLGLKYTRKKNKIHANTLVLSVMFIMIGFSSWMMLPIRANANTTINENNPSSARELLAYYDREQYGDANVFYDTYYSNSYDREQDAKNPYKDDKPKYEKLNGKYEIVNNYEGVVPNWSDKHKGFIPRMVNPASEKMYKSIAGIPQNSKRKPTFAENMKFMMSYQFGYMYGRYFMWNFVGRQNDIQGNLDVFNGNWISGINTIDEMRLGSQKNLPSQVLENKGRNKYYFLPLILGIIGLLYQIKWDKENFFTLLLFFAFTGFAIIFYTNPKPFEPRERDYAVVGSFYIFAIWIGFGVLALYEYLKNFGNKKTIAIAVSLVSLLAVPTLMASQNWDDHDRSNRYTTHLNAQAYLESCDENAIMFTIGDNDTFPLWYMQEVEGIRTDVKLVNTSLFATAWYIDQMKRATYKAAPIPSQLEHDQYKYGTLDVAYSMDHPRFKDSIMTIKNFMRWIASDSDATYVETENGQKEKYYPTNKIRIPVNKQKVLENGIVAQKDADKILPYIDITIDDRALFKNRILMLDILANNNWERPIYFTGGANAAEEYLWLKDYLQLDGLAYKLVPIKTPMAKKSPLDMGRIDTEKMYTNIQKWDWRNINDGKIYLDEQTKRNSISMRNSLLRLSEAFEKEGDTAKALELLDLSLDKMPIEDFDHYSLSMGYPESYYRLRDTKKARETARTLIDLFKEKLIWLSTFSTEDTQLIFDDIDTTLYMYRNIITQTEEGEVDKEYLEALQNEFINIVKLFDHLIPDEE comes from the coding sequence ATGACATCAGCAAAATTTAAAAAATGGAACATCATCTTAGGATGGGCTACATTTGTAATTGCTTTAATTACTTACTACCTTACACTAGAACCAACAGTAAGCGCTTGGGATTGTGGAGAATACATTTCTACATCCGTTAAATTAGAAGTTGGTCATCCGCCAGGAGCACCTTTATTTCAAATGTTAGGGGCATTTTTTGCCATGTTTACTTCAGATGTTACTCATATTGCTAAAATGGTAAACTTTATGTCTGCACTGGCAAGTGCGTTCACTATTTTATTTATGTTTTGGACAATTTCTAATTTAGCACTAAAACTTGCTTTAAAAACAAGTGAAGCTTCCGAAGGAAAATACATTGCAATTTTAGGAAGTTCAATAGTAGGTGCTTTAGCCTATAATTTTTCAGATAGTTTTTGGTTTAGTGCCGTAGAAGGAGAAGTATACGCAATGTCATCTTTTTTAATGGCTTTATTATTCTGGTTAGGTTTAAAGTGGGAAAGCGAACTACACACAGCTAGAGGAAACAAATGGTTAATTCTTATCAGTTTTGTGGTAGGGTTATCTTTTGGGGTACATATTCTTTCTTTATTAGTTATTCCTGCAATTGTAATGCTGTATTTCTTTAAGACGTATAAAAACATCAACATAAAAACAACTGCAATTGCAACCGTAATTTCTGTACTTGCTTTAATGTTTGTTTTTAAATTCTTATTTCCGTTTACATTAAAATTCTTTAGTGCTTCTGAGTTATTTTTTATAAATACCATAGGAATGCCTTATAACTCTGGAAGTATTATTGCAGCGATTATTTTAGTTGTTTTATTTTACCTAGGGTTAAAATATACTCGTAAGAAAAATAAAATTCATGCAAATACACTAGTTCTTTCTGTAATGTTTATTATGATAGGTTTTTCTTCTTGGATGATGTTACCAATTAGAGCAAACGCCAACACTACTATTAACGAGAACAACCCTTCTAGTGCACGTGAATTATTAGCATATTACGATCGTGAACAATATGGTGATGCAAATGTTTTTTACGACACTTATTACTCAAACTCTTACGACAGAGAACAAGATGCTAAGAACCCTTACAAGGATGATAAGCCAAAATATGAGAAATTAAATGGAAAATACGAGATTGTAAATAACTACGAAGGAGTTGTACCAAACTGGTCTGACAAACACAAAGGTTTTATACCAAGAATGGTAAACCCTGCTTCAGAAAAAATGTATAAATCTATTGCAGGTATTCCACAAAACAGTAAACGTAAACCTACATTTGCAGAGAATATGAAGTTTATGATGAGCTATCAGTTTGGCTATATGTACGGACGATATTTTATGTGGAATTTTGTTGGTAGACAAAACGATATTCAAGGAAACTTAGATGTTTTTAACGGAAACTGGATTAGCGGAATTAATACAATAGATGAAATGAGATTAGGTTCTCAAAAGAACTTACCTTCTCAGGTTTTAGAAAATAAAGGAAGAAATAAATACTACTTTTTACCGTTAATCTTAGGTATTATTGGTTTATTATATCAAATTAAATGGGATAAAGAAAATTTCTTTACACTCCTTTTATTCTTTGCCTTTACAGGGTTTGCTATAATTTTTTACACAAATCCAAAACCTTTTGAACCCAGAGAAAGAGATTATGCGGTTGTAGGTAGTTTTTACATTTTTGCTATCTGGATTGGCTTTGGTGTACTTGCACTATATGAATATCTAAAGAATTTTGGAAATAAAAAAACAATTGCAATTGCAGTTTCTTTAGTTTCTCTTTTAGCAGTACCAACTTTAATGGCTTCTCAAAACTGGGATGATCATGATCGTTCTAACAGATATACAACGCACTTAAATGCACAAGCATATTTAGAAAGTTGTGATGAGAACGCAATTATGTTTACCATTGGAGATAATGATACCTTCCCGCTTTGGTATATGCAAGAAGTAGAAGGCATTAGAACAGATGTAAAATTAGTAAACACTTCTTTATTTGCGACTGCTTGGTATATAGACCAAATGAAACGAGCTACTTATAAAGCAGCTCCTATTCCGTCTCAATTAGAACATGATCAGTATAAATACGGAACTTTAGATGTTGCCTATTCTATGGATCATCCGCGTTTTAAAGATTCTATTATGACTATTAAAAACTTTATGCGTTGGATTGCTTCAGATAGTGATGCAACTTATGTAGAAACAGAAAATGGTCAGAAAGAAAAGTATTATCCTACTAATAAAATTAGAATTCCTGTTAACAAACAAAAAGTATTAGAAAACGGAATTGTAGCCCAAAAAGATGCTGATAAGATTCTGCCTTACATAGACATAACTATTGATGATAGAGCTTTATTTAAGAATAGAATTTTAATGTTAGATATTCTTGCCAATAACAATTGGGAAAGACCAATTTACTTTACAGGTGGCGCAAATGCCGCAGAAGAATACCTTTGGTTAAAAGATTATTTACAATTAGATGGTTTGGCCTATAAATTAGTACCTATTAAAACTCCGATGGCTAAAAAGAGCCCACTTGATATGGGTAGAATTGACACCGAAAAGATGTACACCAATATTCAGAAATGGGATTGGAGAAACATTAACGACGGAAAAATTTATTTAGACGAACAAACCAAAAGAAATTCAATTTCTATGCGTAATAGCTTATTGCGTTTATCTGAAGCTTTTGAAAAAGAAGGAGATACCGCAAAAGCATTAGAACTCTTAGACTTGTCATTAGATAAAATGCCAATTGAAGACTTTGATCATTATAGCCTATCTATGGGGTACCCAGAGTCTTATTATAGATTAAGAGACACTAAAAAGGCAAGAGAAACAGCTAGAACATTGATAGACTTATTTAAAGAAAAATTAATTTGGTTAAGCACATTTTCTACAGAAGATACTCAATTAATTTTTGATGACATAGATACTACGCTTTACATGTACAGAAACATTATTACACAAACAGAAGAAGGCGAAGTTGATAAAGAATATTTAGAGGCATTACAAAATGAATTTATAAATATTGTAAAACTATTTGATCATCTAATTCCGGATGAAGAATAA
- the xylA gene encoding xylose isomerase: protein MANKEYFKGINKIQFEGKESDNPLAFKYYNPNQMVAGKTMSEWFKFSIAYWHTFCGQGGDPFGPGTQNFPWDQSTDPIQAAKDKADAAFEFINKIGFDYFCFHDYDLVQEAGTFAESEKRLDTITDYIKGKQAESGVKLLWGTANCFSNPRYMNGAATNPDFNVLARAGGQVKLALDATIKLGGENYVFWGGREGYMSLLNTDMGREIDHMGQFLTVARDYARAQGFKGTFFIEPKPMEPTKHQYDFDSATAIGFLKEYGLDQDFKLNIEVNHATLAQHTMQHEMAVAAKAGMLGSIDANRGDYQNGWDTDQFPNNIQEATEAMLVLIEAGGLQGGGVNFDAKIRRNSTDMDDVFHAHIGGADTFARALLTADKILTSSAYNSLREKRYNSFDAGKGKDFEAGKLDLKDLYNIAHENGELTLQSGKQELFENIINQYI from the coding sequence ATGGCGAATAAGGAATATTTTAAAGGAATTAACAAAATTCAATTCGAAGGTAAAGAGTCAGACAATCCATTAGCATTTAAATACTACAACCCAAACCAAATGGTTGCAGGAAAAACAATGAGTGAATGGTTTAAGTTTTCAATAGCATATTGGCATACATTCTGTGGGCAAGGAGGAGACCCTTTTGGACCAGGAACACAAAACTTTCCTTGGGATCAATCTACAGACCCTATTCAAGCTGCAAAAGACAAAGCAGATGCTGCTTTTGAATTTATCAATAAAATAGGTTTCGATTATTTCTGTTTTCATGATTACGATTTAGTGCAAGAAGCAGGAACTTTTGCAGAATCAGAAAAAAGATTAGATACTATTACAGATTACATTAAAGGTAAGCAAGCAGAAAGTGGCGTAAAATTATTATGGGGAACAGCAAACTGTTTTTCTAATCCACGTTATATGAATGGTGCTGCTACAAATCCAGATTTTAACGTACTTGCAAGAGCAGGTGGGCAAGTAAAATTAGCTTTAGATGCAACTATTAAATTAGGCGGAGAAAATTACGTTTTTTGGGGAGGAAGAGAAGGTTACATGTCTTTATTAAACACAGATATGGGACGTGAAATTGACCACATGGGACAATTCTTAACCGTAGCAAGAGATTATGCAAGAGCACAAGGTTTTAAAGGAACTTTCTTTATTGAGCCAAAACCAATGGAGCCAACAAAACATCAATATGATTTTGATTCTGCAACAGCAATTGGATTCTTAAAAGAGTATGGTTTAGACCAAGATTTTAAATTGAATATTGAGGTAAACCATGCAACGTTAGCACAACACACAATGCAACACGAAATGGCAGTTGCTGCTAAAGCAGGAATGTTAGGAAGTATTGATGCAAACAGAGGAGATTACCAAAACGGTTGGGATACAGATCAATTTCCAAACAACATTCAAGAAGCTACAGAAGCAATGTTAGTGTTAATTGAAGCTGGAGGCTTACAAGGTGGTGGAGTTAATTTTGATGCAAAAATTAGAAGAAACTCTACAGATATGGATGATGTTTTTCATGCACATATTGGTGGAGCAGATACATTTGCTAGAGCATTGTTAACTGCAGACAAAATTTTAACTTCTTCTGCTTACAACTCTTTAAGAGAAAAAAGATATAATTCTTTTGATGCAGGAAAAGGAAAAGACTTTGAAGCTGGTAAATTAGATCTTAAAGATTTATACAACATTGCTCATGAAAATGGGGAATTAACATTACAAAGTGGTAAGCAAGAATTGTTTGAGAATATTATCAATCAATATATATAA
- a CDS encoding transposase yields MLFPENTGSYLSIDETAFSNGDLYTIVTNKNANGKKGALLAMIKGTKAEDVIRILNKISLKQRKKVKEVTLDMAANMGLIVKKSFPKAVLVIDRFHVQKLALDALQEIRIKHRWEAIDKDNDAIENARNNSLKYVPKLLPNGDTLKQLLARSRYLLYKSSNKWTNSQQERAEILFKTYPDIEKAYNLCQNLSWIYNQTKDKTVALTRLAKWDENVRQAKFKSFNTIARTMSIHYQNILNYFDNRSTNASAESFNAKIKAFRAQFRGVRNIKFFLFRLSNIYA; encoded by the coding sequence TTGCTTTTTCCTGAAAATACTGGAAGCTATCTTTCCATAGATGAAACAGCATTTTCTAATGGAGATTTATATACTATCGTGACTAATAAAAATGCGAATGGAAAAAAAGGTGCTTTACTGGCCATGATTAAAGGCACTAAAGCAGAAGATGTTATTAGAATCCTTAATAAAATCTCTTTAAAACAACGAAAAAAAGTAAAAGAAGTAACCTTAGACATGGCAGCAAACATGGGGTTAATCGTTAAAAAATCATTTCCAAAAGCAGTACTAGTTATAGATCGATTTCATGTGCAAAAATTAGCTTTAGATGCTTTGCAAGAAATTAGAATTAAACATCGTTGGGAAGCAATAGATAAAGATAACGACGCCATAGAAAATGCTAGAAACAACTCCTTAAAATATGTTCCTAAACTACTACCAAATGGAGATACTCTAAAACAATTATTAGCTAGAAGTAGATACCTATTGTATAAATCTAGTAACAAATGGACTAACTCCCAACAAGAAAGAGCTGAAATACTTTTTAAAACTTATCCAGATATAGAAAAGGCATACAATTTATGTCAAAACTTATCCTGGATTTACAATCAAACAAAAGATAAAACCGTTGCCTTAACTAGACTTGCTAAATGGGATGAAAATGTAAGACAAGCGAAGTTTAAAAGCTTTAATACCATTGCTAGAACAATGTCTATACATTATCAGAATATACTCAACTATTTTGACAATAGAAGTACAAATGCTTCTGCAGAATCGTTTAATGCTAAAATAAAAGCATTTAGAGCACAATTTAGAGGTGTTAGAAACATCAAATTTTTCCTTTTTAGACTCTCAAATATTTATGCCTAA
- a CDS encoding xylulokinase, which yields MYYLGLDIGSSSIKAALVEVETGKSLGVVQEPKEEMGMFAQKNGWAEQKPNDWWLHICNAITKLKKEYNISRTQIKGIGISYQMHGLVLVDKKGNPLRKSIIWCDSRAVETGNTAFSEIGEEKCASHLLNSPANFTASKLKWVKDNEPDIYNQVHKFMLPGDYIAYKFSNKINTTISGLSEGIFWDFKNDTIADFLLEHYGIDKSLVPDIVDTFGVQSLVDEKGELESGLAAGTPIYYRAGDQPNNALSLNVFNPGEVGATGGTSGVVYAITDSLSAKESSRVNNFAHVNYQKGAAARIGKLLCINGAGIQYRWLLNNLAVDSYEEMNNLASEIPVGSDGVCLIPFGNGAERMLNNTEIGTRIVNMNLNNHHKGHMCRAALEGIAFSFVYGMEILKSDGIKPSVIRAGNDNLFRSDIFANTVATLIEQEIEIFNTTGAIGAARAANLHKGDFESFGKIIMDNDHVMTFMPFKDKEPYLEAYKNWKKELELVLKNQ from the coding sequence TTGTATTATTTAGGATTAGACATTGGGAGTTCTTCTATAAAAGCGGCTTTGGTAGAAGTAGAAACGGGAAAAAGTTTAGGAGTTGTGCAAGAGCCTAAAGAAGAGATGGGCATGTTTGCTCAAAAAAATGGTTGGGCAGAGCAAAAACCAAATGATTGGTGGCTGCACATTTGCAACGCAATTACCAAGCTAAAAAAAGAATATAATATAAGTAGAACCCAAATTAAAGGTATTGGTATTTCTTATCAAATGCACGGTTTGGTTTTAGTAGATAAAAAAGGAAATCCACTTCGTAAAAGTATTATTTGGTGTGATAGTAGAGCTGTTGAAACAGGTAATACCGCTTTTTCTGAAATTGGAGAAGAAAAATGTGCTTCTCATTTATTAAATTCACCAGCAAATTTTACAGCTTCAAAATTAAAATGGGTTAAAGATAATGAGCCAGATATTTATAATCAGGTTCATAAATTTATGTTGCCAGGAGATTATATTGCTTATAAATTTTCAAACAAAATAAATACCACTATTTCAGGGTTGTCAGAAGGGATTTTTTGGGACTTTAAGAATGATACTATTGCAGATTTTCTTTTAGAGCATTATGGAATTGACAAGTCTTTAGTACCAGATATTGTAGATACATTTGGTGTTCAGTCTTTAGTAGATGAAAAAGGAGAACTAGAAAGTGGTCTTGCAGCAGGAACTCCAATTTATTATAGAGCAGGAGATCAACCAAACAACGCGCTATCTTTAAATGTATTTAACCCAGGAGAAGTTGGTGCAACAGGAGGAACATCTGGAGTGGTATATGCTATTACCGATAGTTTATCTGCAAAAGAAAGCTCTAGAGTAAACAATTTTGCACACGTAAATTATCAAAAAGGAGCAGCAGCAAGAATTGGTAAATTGTTGTGTATAAATGGTGCAGGAATTCAGTACCGTTGGTTGTTAAATAATTTAGCCGTAGATTCTTACGAAGAGATGAATAATTTGGCCTCAGAAATTCCTGTAGGTTCAGATGGTGTTTGTTTAATTCCTTTTGGTAATGGAGCAGAGCGTATGCTAAATAACACAGAAATTGGTACTCGTATTGTAAACATGAATTTAAATAACCATCATAAAGGGCACATGTGTAGAGCTGCTTTAGAGGGTATTGCGTTCTCTTTTGTGTACGGTATGGAGATTTTAAAGTCAGACGGAATTAAGCCAAGCGTAATTAGAGCAGGAAATGATAATTTATTCCGTTCAGATATATTTGCAAATACGGTAGCAACTTTAATAGAGCAAGAAATAGAAATATTTAATACAACCGGAGCTATTGGAGCGGCAAGAGCTGCAAATTTACACAAAGGTGATTTTGAGTCTTTTGGAAAAATAATTATGGACAATGATCATGTAATGACCTTTATGCCTTTTAAAGATAAAGAGCCTTATTTAGAGGCTTATAAAAATTGGAAAAAAGAATTAGAACTCGTTTTGAAAAATCAATAA
- a CDS encoding polysaccharide deacetylase family protein, translating into MKSYFPRTPRFIMRFFSKYTWRFLSDKKEIFLTFDDGPTHEITQFVLAELKKHQAKATFFCIGKNIQNHPEIFSKIITDGHSIGNHTQNHLNGWKTGNTTYIDNVLECENNLQVFKNHVHLNTAETSKDTYKVIETLQDKAKLFRPPYGKVKKLQAQELIKKGYQIIMWSVLSADFDTSISNEKCLENVLKNTGSGSIIVFHDSVKAAKRMKYALPKVLQHFSDKGFVFKAI; encoded by the coding sequence ATGAAAAGTTATTTCCCCAGAACGCCACGTTTTATTATGAGATTTTTCTCTAAATATACGTGGCGTTTTCTTTCTGATAAAAAAGAAATTTTTCTCACTTTTGATGACGGACCTACGCATGAAATTACCCAATTTGTTTTAGCCGAATTAAAAAAACACCAAGCAAAAGCAACTTTTTTTTGTATTGGAAAAAACATACAAAATCACCCAGAAATTTTTAGTAAAATTATTACTGATGGACATAGCATTGGTAACCATACCCAAAACCATTTAAATGGTTGGAAAACTGGTAATACAACTTATATTGATAATGTTTTAGAATGCGAAAACAACCTGCAAGTTTTTAAGAACCATGTACATTTAAATACCGCAGAAACATCTAAAGACACCTACAAGGTTATAGAAACCTTGCAGGATAAAGCAAAACTATTTAGACCCCCATACGGTAAGGTTAAAAAATTACAAGCACAAGAATTGATTAAAAAAGGCTACCAAATTATTATGTGGAGTGTTTTATCTGCAGATTTTGATACCTCTATTTCTAATGAAAAGTGTTTAGAGAATGTTTTAAAAAACACGGGATCAGGAAGTATTATTGTTTTTCATGATAGCGTAAAAGCAGCTAAAAGAATGAAATATGCCTTACCAAAAGTGTTGCAGCATTTTTCTGATAAAGGGTTTGTTTTTAAAGCAATATAA